From Mucilaginibacter rubeus, a single genomic window includes:
- a CDS encoding LamG-like jellyroll fold domain-containing protein — protein sequence MFLIKETTNHFLIKVRYKISRRYILLCFAIIVNLLFGSCNKNNNIGTINPPSTTDTTGNSQNTNSDQEQKLRDITTGSTIYKSYYIDQPYIVQAQDSSWVCVFTTGTGQEGSPGQHVMATRSVDLGKTWSPAVDIEPATGPVASWVTPYITSYGRIYAFYNYNGDNIMTLKGVAIKNDLLGWYCYRYSDDMGATWSERYRIPIRNTNADLTNNFKGAVQMFWGICKPIKTTNGMYFSYTKIGAYMSGQGEGWVINCPNIETEKNASSLEWNLLPDGNVGIKNPAWNIQEEHNIVQLSNGTFYCVNRTLNGFPAFATSTDWGKTWTMPLPLRYGFGTSSDRIMKQPRACARIFKLKNGKYLLWYHNDNMSVYGGRNPGWISGGVELNGTIWWSEPEVLLYSKNRGDNMSYPDIVEQQNRYFITETQKSIARVHEINPAILNGVWSQQLLKTQVTNGLVWHQGEEATGTGIPANSKFPAQQKLFPVLNDGGFTIEFKVKLTSQGTQNTIFSNVDATGKGVSIVTNANNTISISLNDGRNTISWDTDQGLLANNATHDVAFVVDGQASLIIPVVDGKVCDGGAQREFGWTRFFNFVDVNSMAPIWLSKGSVQLSDVRVFSRALRISELVSNYQASNN from the coding sequence ATGTTTTTAATAAAAGAAACGACTAATCACTTTTTAATTAAAGTTAGGTATAAAATATCACGACGATACATTTTATTATGTTTCGCAATCATTGTTAACCTCCTTTTTGGCTCCTGCAACAAAAACAACAATATTGGCACAATCAATCCCCCCTCAACAACCGATACTACTGGCAATTCACAGAATACAAATTCCGATCAGGAACAGAAACTAAGAGATATAACAACAGGCTCGACGATCTATAAATCCTATTACATTGACCAGCCTTATATTGTTCAGGCTCAAGATAGCTCATGGGTTTGTGTTTTTACTACCGGTACAGGCCAGGAGGGTTCTCCTGGGCAACACGTTATGGCAACCAGAAGTGTTGATTTAGGTAAAACCTGGTCGCCTGCTGTTGATATAGAACCAGCTACTGGGCCCGTGGCTTCATGGGTTACACCATATATTACCAGCTACGGTCGTATTTATGCCTTTTATAATTACAATGGAGACAATATCATGACACTTAAGGGGGTAGCCATAAAAAACGACCTTTTAGGATGGTATTGTTATAGATACTCGGACGATATGGGAGCAACTTGGTCTGAAAGGTATCGCATTCCTATCAGAAACACCAATGCTGATCTGACAAATAATTTTAAAGGTGCTGTGCAAATGTTTTGGGGCATTTGTAAACCTATAAAAACTACAAACGGTATGTATTTTTCGTACACTAAAATTGGCGCTTATATGAGTGGACAAGGTGAGGGATGGGTGATAAATTGCCCCAATATAGAAACAGAAAAAAATGCATCCTCGTTGGAATGGAACCTTTTGCCCGACGGTAATGTTGGCATTAAAAACCCTGCTTGGAACATACAGGAAGAGCATAACATAGTTCAGCTAAGTAATGGTACTTTCTATTGTGTTAACAGAACGCTTAATGGTTTTCCTGCTTTTGCAACAAGTACCGATTGGGGCAAAACCTGGACAATGCCTCTTCCATTGCGTTATGGGTTTGGTACTTCATCAGATCGTATTATGAAGCAACCACGCGCATGTGCAAGGATATTCAAGCTTAAAAATGGTAAATATTTACTTTGGTACCATAACGATAATATGAGTGTTTACGGGGGCCGAAATCCGGGCTGGATTTCTGGTGGCGTAGAATTAAACGGAACTATATGGTGGTCTGAACCTGAGGTTCTGTTATACAGCAAAAATCGTGGCGATAATATGAGTTATCCTGATATTGTTGAGCAACAAAATAGGTATTTCATCACAGAAACACAAAAGAGTATAGCCAGGGTTCACGAGATAAATCCCGCAATACTAAACGGAGTTTGGTCTCAGCAGCTTCTGAAAACCCAAGTTACAAATGGCCTGGTATGGCACCAGGGTGAAGAAGCTACAGGCACAGGCATACCTGCAAATAGTAAATTCCCAGCTCAACAAAAGTTATTCCCTGTTTTAAATGATGGAGGTTTTACCATAGAGTTTAAAGTTAAACTAACAAGTCAGGGAACGCAAAATACAATATTTTCAAACGTTGATGCTACAGGAAAAGGCGTCAGTATTGTTACAAATGCAAATAACACGATATCCATCAGCCTAAACGATGGGAGAAATACGATTTCATGGGACACAGATCAGGGGCTACTCGCCAACAATGCGACACATGACGTAGCTTTTGTTGTAGACGGGCAGGCAAGCCTCATTATTCCAGTTGTTGACGGAAAAGTTTGCGATGGCGGAGCTCAAAGGGAATTTGGGTGGACCCGGTTCTTTAATTTTGTTGATGTGAACTCCATGGCTCCAATCTGGCTATCGAAGGGTTCAGTGCAGTTATCTGATGTCAGAGTTTTTTCGAGGGCACTTCGTATCTCTGAGTTAGTTTCTAATTATCAGGCATCAAATAATTGA